The region CGCTCTACGACGACTACGTCGAAGCACTCACCAAAAAGGCGGCCTCCCTCCCCGTCGGCGATCCGACTACGGAAGAGACAGTTATCGGGCCGATCATCAACGAGAGTCAGCGCGATCAGATGCTCGGGTACGTCGAAGAGACAGTCGACGCGGGTGCAACGCTCGAAGTCGGCGGTGCAGCCGTCTCGCTCAACGATATCGACGGCACGACGACACAGGCCGGAGACTTCGATACAGCGGCCACTCCCGGCGACGCCAATGGATCGTTCGTGCTCCCGACGGTGCTTTCGGGGGCGACCAACGAGATGGCAGCCGCGTGTAACGAACACTTCGGACCGATTGCACCAGTGATTCCGTTCGCTGACACCGATGAAGCGGTCGAACTGGCGAACGACACCGAATACGGACTCGCCGCGTCAGTGTACGGCAACGACGTCGGTCGTGCCCAACGGATTGCCGACCGAATCGATGCCGGAATGGTCCACGTCAACGACCAGCCGGTGAACGACGAGCCACACGTTCCGTTTGGTGGCTACAAGTCATCGGGAATCGGTCGGTTCAACGGCGACTACGTTCTCGATGAATTCACCCAACCGAAATGGATCTCGGTTCAGAACAAACCTCGGGAGTACCCATTCTAACATGAAAGCAATCGAAATACAAGAGTTCGGCGGGAGCAGCGTTCTCGAATCAACGGACAACGAAGTTCCCGAACCCGGTTCGGGAGAGGTTCGGATCGCGGTCGAAGCCGCAGGCATCAACTTCGCAGATATCATGCAGCGCCGCGGCCACTACCAAGGCGGTCCGGAACCACCGTATGTGCCAGGAATGGAAGCTGCTGGCACAATCGATGCGGTCGGCGATGGTGTAAATAGGGAAATCGGTGAGCGGGTTGTCGCGATGAGCGAGGAAACATATGCCGAGTACGTCACCGCGAACGAGGCTGCCCTCTTCGATATACCCGAATCGATGAGCTTCGCAGAAGCCGCAGGCTTTCCCGTACAGTTTCTGACTGCTCACAACACTCTGTTCGAGCGAGGCGGACTGGAGGAGGGCGAACGCATGTTGATCCACGCGGCGGCAGGCGGCGTCGGTACCGCGGCGACCCAACTCGCAAGCGAAGCCGGTGCGAAGGTATTCGGGA is a window of Halococcus salsus DNA encoding:
- a CDS encoding quinone oxidoreductase family protein, with amino-acid sequence MKAIEIQEFGGSSVLESTDNEVPEPGSGEVRIAVEAAGINFADIMQRRGHYQGGPEPPYVPGMEAAGTIDAVGDGVNREIGERVVAMSEETYAEYVTANEAALFDIPESMSFAEAAGFPVQFLTAHNTLFERGGLEEGERMLIHAAAGGVGTAATQLASEAGAKVFGTASTQEKLDLAERLGVDHTINYTETDFAEEVNERTDDEGVDLVLDGIGGDTTAQSLDCLAHFGRMVSYGAASGQPGTPDTSTLLFNNYTVYGYHLGQSMQRDPERVLSAVPHLTELLTNGNLEVVVGETFPLDAAADAHEYIEDRESSGKVVLEP